The sequence below is a genomic window from Zygosaccharomyces rouxii strain CBS732 chromosome D complete sequence.
GCGGCAGAAAAAATGTACGAAGCAATTTCGCCGCTGCCCtctttagaagaattggaagagGCAGAAAATGAACAGCTGTTGGAAAAACCAATCGATTTAGAATCTTACGAAAATGCTTTCAAAAACTCATGGATTTATGAAGAATTGTACTCTGTGCGTAATATAAGACCATCTTTCAATACCAGTTTGGGCGGCTATGGTGGTATGATGTATTCCGGTTTAGATTCATTCATTCTCAAAGGTCGTACCCCATGGACCTTTGGATTCCACGAATCGGATGCATCTGTTACAGAAAGTGCAGATAAACATAAACCAATTCAATATCCAAAGCCTGACGGTGAGGTCACTTTTGACATTTTAACGTCTGTATCTAGAACCGGTACTTATCACGATGAAGACGAAAAATGCCATTTAAGAGTTCCTGAtcaagatttacaaaagcATGCTGAAGCTGCTTACCCCAAATACAAGGGAATTGAAAATAGATTCTGTCCAGCTGGTGTTTACGAATACGtcgaagatgaaaattcaCCACTGGGAGttaaattccaaatcaaTTCTCAAAACTGCATTCACTGTAAAACCTGTGACATCAAAGTTCCAACCCAAGACATTAATTGGGTTGTTCCTGAAGGTGGCGACGGTCCTAAATATTCCCTAACTTGAAAAGGATgacaaatttcatcaagtCATCCAATCATACTAATGATTAACCCTCTGCActatttatttatttatgTATTTATTAATTTGCTTATTAAATCTCTCACCAGCAAGCATCCTTTTTGTCAACTGTTTTTATAATTATATGTTTTATATCGATATATGCCTATTTACTGATATTCGGGATTTTGAAACCAGAAACTGTAATAGAAAGCCAACCATGCAAAACTTTATCTAATTCCATATCTCATTTTATTCTGGTgcttaatttttttttttttttttatcatcatcattattattacttctTAAATCTCTACTTTTAATTATGAAATAACCTCCAAATAAAAAAGTTCACATGAATCAGAATTTTATAAGCTCAAGTGTAAGCCCAAACATTCAAAATACGTTCTTCACTCTCTCTTAACATATCCTTGGCCACAGtccaatcttcttcagattctaaCATCACATaatcaccatcttcatcttggtATTTTACTTTGCTTACTACGCCTGAGTGACTTAATTTCCTCCTTATTATTCCCATCACATCTTCTATACTAGAGGATAAATCCACTAAAATGGTGTAAAAATCAGATTTGTAAGATATTCTCACCAATAGAGATGTCTTTGGTATCGAGTTTTTATAATTTTCAGAAATTGCACGGTATTCATTTTCATAAGATGTTGGGTGATGCTTAGGTAAAACCTCTGATACGTGTTTATGATGCGATGACGCCAGCGAAGTCATGCTGTTATGAGTAGTTCTATAATGTGCCGGTGACGAAAAGTTGGACACTTCACCACTATTGGAAGTCCTAAATGACTCACTTCTAATATTTCTAACGAGAGTTTGTAGACAGGATGACcaattttctcttgtttcctcatttttgaattttagGATGAAGTTTCCTTGTTCTTTAATTGATTCCCATGTGATGGCTAATGAATGAGCACTTTGTGGAGTTATTTGAGTTAAGTTAGCAATCATGATACGTCCTCTTAAATCCAATTTAGGTTCAGGTCCACCTGCATTCGAACCGGAATTGGATCCATTCAGAGAACCAGTAAGGTTTAAGGTTAATGACGAACCTGAATTcgtttgttttttctttaatgataatgaagtGCTTTTCTTTGGAACAACTTCTGAGAATAAAAtgattattttttcaaacaGATAAACTTCAAATTCCCTTTCAGGCTCTGAAGAGTTACTTGTTGAAATGAAAACCTTATCGAAATATaataattcaccaaactTAGCAATTCTATAACCCTTCCAATTGAGCACACGGCTGtataatttttttacaaCTTCATGATTCTCTGTTCGCCTTTGATTTTCATTTATACTTCTAGCAATTccctttgaaatttctaaagccaattctaattcttttgaactCGCTATATCTTGGCAAGCTTGTAAAAGTTCCTTCAAAAGTAGAGGGTACCGACAGAGTCTCTGCACTGGTTTGTAAAGAAATGACTGTAACTCCAATTTATTTCTAATGATAAGATCAGTTTTAGGCATTTTTTCTAAATGCTGTGATAGAAAATCTATTGCAGCATTCTGACCTATGGACCATGGTTCATAAAGTTTAAAGAAATACTTGGAATGTAGAAATAGAGCACCAATACGTTGTTTTGGGGAATCCACTAATGAATTTATTTCCAATGCAACCaaaaatcttctttgaaaatctATGGCATCACTTAAATTGGGAAAAAGCATGTATAACTCTTCGGAGGTAATTAAGTTACTGTTTAACAACTGCTGTCTGTAAAGatctaaaatttccaaatcatGGACATATTTACGTTCGGTAGTCACAAACTCCTTTATAACTTTATAATGTTCCGTAGTATTGCGTTGTTGTGACAAATAATGTAATTCTCTCTTCAAACCTTCCTGTACAGATTGGAATGATGGGAAGATCTCAGGTGCAGAATTCAGCAGAGTGTCCACTACATCCAAAACTTTAAGCAAATGACTAgttgaattagaaaaaacGTCCGAAATGGTAAACAATTCCTCATCTGTAAAGGCAAAATGCTGTTTACAACccaaaataaaatcataaatcgattttttacaaatttttAGGTCGTCACTACTCACCACTGGCAATTTAAACTGCGGTTTAACTGCATTAAAAATAATACACAATGGCGAACCTTGTTGAAATAATTGTGATATTTGCGTTACTGGATCACAATCCATCGATATCGGCAAAATCCCCATGCTGAATGTAATTAATGTATCCTCCatattggtattattaatattattaatattatgattattattactCTGTCCACCTGCATAAGTAATTCCATCTAATGACATTTCCTCCTTGAAacttgaattggaaatcgAGGAAGCTCGCTGTGCAATACTATGAGAATCTCTACCACTAAACGTTGAGCCAATACTTTGATGTCCAATGGCCTTTTGTTGTTGACGTTTCTGTGAAAGGAGCAGAGCCTGTCTTTCGCTCAAAACTTCACTAGAAGCATATGCTAAGTTTAAATATGGTTGCATCTGAGGCAATTGTTCtaatcttcttctcatATTTGCACAGACGTAGTAAAGTGAGTCCTGCTCCGTGACCGCCGTGTTCATAACATTTTGTATCGAAGGTGACCTCGTCCTCTGCAGCGGAAGTGATGTCGAGGACATATGCGCTTGTGTAACCATCTGCTTACGATATAATTCGGTTTcttattattcttttcgCACgcttttttcttttcactcCTGTATTGTTTCGCTCTTCGAATCTTTGAAGAGCTGTAACCAATGGTATCCTTAAAGAACCGAATCCAAATAAAATGTATTCAAtccaattctaaatcttaAGCCTTTAAGATTTAATTTTACCTACTACTATTTCACTATTAATGTTCTTTACACCTTTAAGCTTTATCCTTTTCGCTATTTcggaaagaaaaaaaaaatggaagaattacTTAGTCGTACACAGTGACACACCAGTTCTATTGGCGGCCAAaaagtttccaaatatCATACAGATTTTTTACCCCAGATGGATTTTTGAGCCTTGTAGGTGATTTTATCTAGCACTGTACCGACTGCTAGAACACCACCGATACTTGTAATACAGTTCAAAATGAAACCTGACCAAGTTTGAGCGTGTTGTTCACGGTTAATAACTTTTAATGGTGACATTTCGAAATATACAAAAAGTCCCGGAAATCCACCCTTTGTGTGTAGAGTAGTTGGATGGTCTTGATCTGCACCACCATGCAATGGTCTATCATGGAGGGTGGCACTGAATTGAGCGGTTTCCACAACCATTTTATCCATATATTCGTAACGAGTTGGAACAATCTTTGTAAAATACGAGAATTGATGCATGTGTGTATCACGGTCAGGGAATGCTTGGCGGCCATCTAATGGAGCAGTAGCCACACTAGCACCCCTACCACGAGCATTGGAGGTAACGGGTTTACCAAAGCTCAAATGGTTAATAATATGGTTAAAATTTAGGTTGTGGGTCTTTTCATAGAGTGAAAGATCGTGGAAATGTCCTTTTGGATTTTGGAACGCTACACCGGGAGCAAAATGTAACGTACCTTGAATACGGTTTAATAGTGCGCTACCTTGCACGCGACATCCTTCATTCAATTGCTCGTTTACACGATCCACGTAACCTTCTCTTTCACACTGCTCAATGTTCTTACCATCGAAAAAGGCCCAATTGGCTTCCAAATAGGCTCTGCGAACATCGTTACACGTCTGACAACACACACGTTCCTCCTTTGGTACTTCGTTGTTTCTACTCTGGTCTTTAGCACCGTAACATGCCCCACAATAATTCTCATCCTTGGGGTCATAACTTTCATCACTTACCTTTAAAGATGAGGATCCAAGTGATTGTCCATTTTGATCCAGTCTTGTCTTTGTGAATCCAGATTCTAATAGATCTAACTGGATTTCACCAGCGCTGTCCATTATATCTAAACTTAACATATCACAGGGCATCGATGGGAAAGTAATATCTGCTTCGAGTTCTAACTTCAATTGACGGTCCTTATCAACGACTAATTCGGGTCTATTAACCACTTGATTAAAATTTAACCATTCACTAATCAATAGGAAAATGGTTACCAAACAACATAGCAAGGCAATTATACCACCTGTACGTGTACGAATACGAACATCCTCCTCCGTTTTAGAGAAGGCGTCAAACGTCCTAAGAGTCGACCTCTTGAACATAGTTGAGAGAAGAGTCACAGTTATCGAATTGTCGAAATGTAGATCTGTTCAACAGTTATGGTCAAGACACCTTTTCTCTTTTATACGTAGTCgttcaaaaaatcaatgaaaaaaaaaaaaataaacaACATAAAAATAAAGTATTGATCgaaaattgaatcaaattaTACAACGACACACAACATTAGAGAACAGGAGATGGTCGAGAGGGCAATGCATAATGTAAAGTAAAATTCTAGAAATTTTatataatttttttcatatttttccGACCCCGTTTGGCTGAGTAGTCTAGGATTATCGTAAAGAATCCATTGTACTGAAGCCTGTCATACTAGTATTAAtatgataataattttctaaaaaaaagaaggtaaaaaaATCCACAATTTCCACTTCCCTGCTAAGCCAAATTCCCATCgtatttttcaccaccttcCTGTACCGATCTATTTCTCGTCTTATCATTAATAAACTACAAAATTGTATGTCTACCTCATAAAATCCAGTTATTTCGCTCTCTGGTATATTTTAGCCCACAaatttctcatcttctACAAATCTCACCAAAACTTTAGAACCTGATTGTAACAATGGATGTCCTGCAACAGTTTGCAACCATTTGCACAAACCTTGTCTACGTTCCTCAATAACTTCATCATTAAACCTATTCCCCAATAAAATCTTTCCAGGCAAATGCGGCACTACAACTCTAGGATGACCACCACACATGGCCAATTCCTTTGTCAAACATTTACGaaagaattcaaaatcTGAATACCTTCTACGTACTCGCGAGAACCGTCTACCAAAGGAAGGTAAATTAGTTCTACAGATTATTTCATAATCTGTAAACATACCTCGAGTATCACTGCCATGAGGTGTATGTGTTTTAGGGTTAACTACCTCAGCTTCAAGGAAATTCTCTGGTTCTGCATAAATTTCACTTGAACTTGGTCCTCTATGTGGTTGTGGTAAACTCGTCTGTTCAGTGCTGCTAAATGACTTGAACTCTCTCATAACAAACTCTCCTCCCTTTTTCTCTATCTTATTGTTCTTTGTTTGTTTGTATGTATGAGGTTGAGTAGCTCTTTCGGGTGTCCATGAGTTCTTGAATCTATACATATGTAGCAATACATAAGGACAATTACTAGAATGATAAGAATAATGGcagaacaagaattagaatttatGGAGAACCATGAAGATGTAAGGGAGGATAACGATGAAGGTAATACGAATGCTGGCGGGACTACAACTGGTAGAGTACCAGAacaagaggatgaagaggagTTTGACGTCTTTCGAAACGTAGGTCAAGGTTTAGTGGGTCATTACAAAGAGATAATGATTCAATATTGGCAAGAGCtaattaatgaaattgaatcaacAAATGAGCCCGGGTCACAGCACACAGATGACTTTAAATCACACTCATTACCACTAGCGCGAATTAAGAAAGTGATGAaaactgatgaagacgTTAGAATGATAAGTGCGGAGGCACCAATCCTATTTGCTAAAGCTTGTGAAATCTTTATTACAGAATTGACCATGAGGGCTTGGTGTGTGTCGGAGGagaacaaaagaagaactCTACAAAAGGCGGATATCGCAGAGGCGTTACAGAAGAGCGATATGTTCGATTTTCTAATTGATATTGTACCAAGGCACTTGCAGTAGGGAGGTTAATATGGGACCGACTCAAGAGAGCTAACGAGAGTTAACAATGGATATCTCACCACACTTCCATTTCCTATTACTTACGATACCCCTGAAATACAAAACCCTCCCATTTTTTATATCAAATTCTAgagaaaattttgaagctTCTGGGAAAATTAATGTTAccattccaaaaattctctttACGGTTTTACAGTAGTTTATATTTTAAATATGTCAATATTTTGCaggtttttttttcttattttccattttccattttttcgccatctttttcaatttatgATGAACATTGAAGACATAACCTAGTTAAACTTAACAACAGTACCTGAACAGCACAGATAAGTAACAGCATCATGGCCTTTCCTGAAGTTGAGCAATTGCAGCAAGCTCGTAGGCTTGCTATGGAGAATAATCCTAATGAATTGTTACCGAAAGTTCTAGAGACTTCAGGTTCACTTTACTTGTCACAGGGAACTTCTTATGCATTAAAACTTGAATTATCAAGATTCTTTTCACAGCTGCTTCTACAGATTCTTTCAGATTGTGATTTTCCCACTAGTGAGAAACCATTTGTAgctcaacaacaattaCGGTGTCTTTGGTCGATTATTAGATCAATTAGGGATGGAACTGCTTACAAGTATTCGGTTTTATCGTTATCAGCTGCATACCCACTCTTATTTGATCTAGTTGCCAAAACGTCTAACAAGGAGACTTGGGAATTAATGCAACAGATGAAATCTTTTATAGTACAACGTTGGAATACTCCATTCCCCGAGACACCAATTgccaatgaaaatgatatgTTTGCAGATGATGCCAAAAGCATGGGGGTTAGATTAGCTACAGCAAAATTTATTGCAGAAATTGTCATTGTTCATACTTCAAGATCGAGCAGTAGTCCGAATGACGTTATTAGCATTTCATCAGTGCCGGAGGGACATCCTGTGATTTCAAACAAACAACAAATCGAATCTGAAGCTAAAAAATTTTTAGACGTTTTACTCAATTATCTGGTTGAAGAACCAATAATGGTCGCACCACTCTTCTCTGGTATACTAAATTGTCTTGCGTTTGTCATGCGTCATAGACCGCAAGCAACGATGAGAATACTGGGGGcacttttaaattttaatgTCGATGCAAAATTCCAACAAGAAGGCACATCGATATTGAATTATCGATTAAGTAAAAGATTTGTGGAGCGCTCTTATAAAAATTTCGTTCAGTTTGGTCTTAAATCTCAATTAATTAAAAATCATGGTAGCATGGCACCGTTACATGCAAGattatccaaaatttcaaagacttTACATGTAATTGGCGAAGAAACTCGAAGTAAAGGTGTATTAAACTTTGATGAATCTCAATTCGATAATAAAATGACACCCAAGGACAAACAGAAATATACTTCACTGAGAAAACGTCAACAGCGGCAACTACAGtcacaaccacaaccaccaACACAACAGCAACTACCACAACAAATACAGCCACAGAGAGGTAGTGCCAGTAACTCACCAGCTCCTAATTCGACCCCACAACTAGTTCAGGAAGCGCTTCAACAGCAACCTGAACAGGTGCCTAATGATATACAGCTCTTGTCACATTTGCAAAAATACACAATGTCGAAAAATACTcccaatttcttcaacgGATCACCGATAGCCATCGATAATTCTTATTGTGCTATCTACTCCTTGATGAATAGTAACAATTCAGGTCAAGatgtttccaaattatcaCAAGAAGTCATGGTCAAACTATGCAGTGAAGCATTTTACAATACAGATACAACGAAATTAATTTCAGGTCTATCAATTGTAGCATCTCGGTACACAGATCTAATCAATAAATCAACACAATCGAGAACAGGCGTCGAACAGAGCTCTGACGCAAGCGGCAGCCGTAAGCGTAAATCCGAACAAGATTCACCACCTAGTAAACGtttgaaaaatgaagaGCCCCACgatcaagatgatgaagaccGCGAAGATGCTATCCCATTGGAATTGACACAATCTGCTTCTCTTACGGAAGATGAGAAGATGCGCCACGTACAGGGAATTGTCCAAAGAATTGTTGCCATCAAGGACTCTGACGAAAATCCGGGTGTGGCAGGCATGCTGGGTCACGATACTGatccattgatgaagatcaaaCTGCTCCAATGGAACCAAAATTCTTGGTTACATCTTTTAACGAGGTTGGCAACTCGTGGATTAACTCACAATCCTGCTATGTGTGATTTGATAAGAGAATGGTTACAGGAACAGTTTCTACAAGACATTTCAAACCGTATAGGAATGGTCCTCGAATGGCTAAGTGAAGAATGGTATGCAGAGACTCTCGTTGGTGCTACTTCCTACGAAACTTACAACAAATGGTCCCTAAGCGTCCTCAATTCCTTAGTACCATTCTTAGAGAACCAGCACCGTCGTCTTTTCATAAGATTGATGAGTGAACTCCCCAGAATCACACAAGCACATATCGATACAGTTAGGCCGATATGCTTAGATCCAGCAAGAGCTTCACTAGGTTTCCaaactttaaaatttctaGTAATGTTCCGTCCGCCGGTTAAGCCAAAAGTACACTCATTATTGCTACAACTAAAGAGTGAAGACCCCACAACTTCTCAAAATGTCGATAGCATCATAAGCAAATTCTATACTTAATATTTACAGTCCAATTACATAGAAGCCGCCAACGGTAATCCGTATGTCACCCAATCACCGCATTTATTTCGTACTTATCGCTCATCGCTTATTCTTTGTTTAAATGTGGTAAAATTTTTCAGGTCCGAGGTTCATCAACTTGACAAGTCGAAGAACTTCAAAAGAACGAAGAGGTGGACAAGGGAGACAGGATTTAGGCCGTTGTCAAGCCATCTCAAACCCTTAAGAAGTTTATTTCCTCTACCATTTTGCACTAGTCATCATTTCCCTTTCCTTAAGAGTCCCAGTTCATAGAAATAAAGAGAATAGAGAGTGATTTATTATTCTTCGTCGTTGAAGTTTAACcaaataaaaacaaaaaaacaaacCCAGTATGAACCATGCATATGATGAATTTGGGCAAGGGAGCCAGTCCCCTTACACTGTAGGTCGTGGTGCTCATCCTGGTGCAGTTCTTCTATCACCACAATCAAGTGCGATGAATTTAAGCAATTCCATTGCGAGTCCAATGGTTTTGTCACCAAAGATGGGGGCACAATCCCATAGTATGTTTTTCAACgatgttgttgatgtaCAGCCACTACCTCAACCGGCTATACCATCTCAAAGTTCATCAACAACTCCAGCGGCACCGGCTACTGCTTCTGCTGTGGCTGCCGCCCCAAAACAGGGTACCCAGGCTCCACAAAACTCTCATGCCACGCATAACTCAGCAGCCGGTTCTGCTGTACTTTCACCAATGGTACAATCACCAAATTGTAATCCATCAAATTTAGGTTCAGCATCGATGTTCTTGGACTCATTTACAAGACCTTCTAGCACTAGCATGTTAGGAGCTAATTCTAAGCCTAAGCAACAAACACAACAAAATCAACATCCGCAGTCATCACAACAACTACCACCTTCACAAACGGCAACAACGGCAGGGGCTGCAAGTCAACATCTTCCACAGAGTCAACAACCGCctcaacaacatcaacaatcAACtgtaccaccaccaccacaatTGCCAAATAACCCCGTTGTTAATTTCACTCAGGATATCAATCAGCTGTGTTCTTGGCTGTCAATGTTAAGCAGTGCTCAACAAAATACGGTCATGGATAATTTGCTGTTTACATTACACGAAGATGTTCTTCAATAtacaaaattgaaattgaacagTTTGGTCAAATCTGGTTTCATCTCACCACAGGTTCCTGCAATTGCCTCACCTGTTCCAAACAGAGACCCATATCCTTTGATTAATTTGGATTCAGTTTTTACTAACGATGAGGTTGATAATGATCCAAAtgataattcaattttgttTCAGCATTGGTCGCCACAACCCACCTCTGTTACTCAGCCAATCTTTGACTATATCAAAGATGTTCATCAGAGACCAAAGTCTGCTGATCCTCATGTAGCAAGAGCCACTGGCCATGCTCCAAGTAATAACAAGCCAAAACGTAATTTAGGCGTtggtaacaacaacaacaacaacaataataataataacattAACAACAACTCCCATGCAAATGTTCATAGTTATGGTcatagtagtagtaatcATCATTTTACTTCTAAGGCAAGGGCTGCTGCTGCATCAGGTGGTGATATAGACAGTAGTGGATCTGCTGAATCGTTGTCCAGACCTGCTTCTCGTGGTAATGTTCAAAATGGATCCGTTGCTATCAATGCTGCGCATAATAACAACACTTCCATTGGTAACAATACTAGTAACACTCACAGCGGTaccaataacaacaataactCTACCAGTAATAGCGCTACCCCAACTGGAACTACAACTGCTACTAATGGTTCATCGATGAACCCAAAGACCTTGACTGATCCAAGACTGCTGACGAACATTCCCGTTTGGCTCAAATCGTTGAGGCTACACAAGTACTCTGATTCATTGAGAAGTAAACGTTGGGATGAATTAATTTATTTAGACGATGAAACTTTAGAAAAGATGGGAATTTCTGCGTTAGGTGCCCGTagaaaattgttgaagGCCTTTGCAGTGGTTAAAGAGTACAAAGAACAAGGATTGATTGATCAAAGCGCTTATGTGTGAAACTGCTTTGCCAGTAGTGAAAGTAAAAgaatagaagaaaaacacttttaaaaataaaaaaaaaaaataaaaaggaaaaaaaaaaaaaaaaaaaagatgaaaaaacCGTAAAATGTacatttttattctttccATCTGCCTGTAGTTGAAGTGTGTATAATTTTTTTGTATAAAATCCTATTCAAAATATGAACAATagtaacaataataataacaatattaacaataacaacaacaacaaaaaaaaaaaaaaaaaaaaaaaaaaaaaaataaaaatgcatGCGATGAAAAATACATAAATGCAGATGTCTATAATTGATTATTTTACTCTATCTCATTTTACtttaaattgaaagagatttttttttttttttttcttcaaggTCTTAGCATTTTTCtgtatcttcttcttctccgTTATCATAGTGATTCTACCTGAAATGATGAAATCCGAAATGGTTAATTATTCCGAGTAGTCTATTAGTACACCACTAGTAGTAATTAATCAAGACCTGCTAACCCAAAATTCACGATTGGatttaacattttccaCCAAAAAACCAACTTGAGGAAACGTTTTACAGAATTCTGCAAAGAATTGCTCTGCAAAAGTAtcgatgaaaaaaatttgaccagCTGGAATTGCTGGAAAATTCTCTGTAAGTTGCTCAGGTGAGGCAGTATAAA
It includes:
- the HAP5 gene encoding Hap5p (highly similar to uniprot|Q758Y6 Ashbya gossypii ADR391W ADR391Wp and similar to YOR358W uniprot|Q02516 Saccharomyces cerevisiae YOR358W HAP5 Subunit of the heme-activated glucose-repressed Hap2/3/4/5 CCAAT-binding complex a transcriptional activator and global regulator of respiratory gene expression required for assembly and DNA binding activity of the complex); this encodes MIRIMAEQELEFMENHEDVREDNDEGNTNAGGTTTGRVPEQEDEEEFDVFRNVGQGLVGHYKEIMIQYWQELINEIESTNEPGSQHTDDFKSHSLPLARIKKVMKTDEDVRMISAEAPILFAKACEIFITELTMRAWCVSEENKRRTLQKADIAEALQKSDMFDFLIDIVPRHLQ
- the SNX3 gene encoding Snx3p (similar to uniprot|Q08826 Saccharomyces cerevisiae YOR357C) gives rise to the protein MYRFKNSWTPERATQPHTYKQTKNNKIEKKGGEFVMREFKSFSSTEQTSLPQPHRGPSSSEIYAEPENFLEAEVVNPKTHTPHGSDTRGMFTDYEIICRTNLPSFGRRFSRVRRRYSDFEFFRKCLTKELAMCGGHPRVVVPHLPGKILLGNRFNDEVIEERRQGLCKWLQTVAGHPLLQSGSKVLVRFVEDEKFVG
- the ERV46 gene encoding retrograde cargo receptor ERV46 (similar to uniprot|P39727 Saccharomyces cerevisiae YAL042W ERV46 Protein localized to COPII-coated vesicles forms a complex with Erv41p involved in the membrane fusion stage of transport); this translates as MFKRSTLRTFDAFSKTEEDVRIRTRTGGIIALLCCLVTIFLLISEWLNFNQVVNRPELVVDKDRQLKLELEADITFPSMPCDMLSLDIMDSAGEIQLDLLESGFTKTRLDQNGQSLGSSSLKVSDESYDPKDENYCGACYGAKDQSRNNEVPKEERVCCQTCNDVRRAYLEANWAFFDGKNIEQCEREGYVDRVNEQLNEGCRVQGSALLNRIQGTLHFAPGVAFQNPKGHFHDLSLYEKTHNLNFNHIINHLSFGKPVTSNARGRGASVATAPLDGRQAFPDRDTHMHQFSYFTKIVPTRYEYMDKMVVETAQFSATLHDRPLHGGADQDHPTTLHTKGGFPGLFVYFEMSPLKVINREQHAQTWSGFILNCITSIGGVLAVGTVLDKITYKAQKSIWGKKSV
- the PTA1 gene encoding RNA-processing protein PTA1 (similar to uniprot|Q01329 Saccharomyces cerevisiae YAL043C PTA1 Subunit of holo-CPF a multiprotein complex and functional homolog of mammalian CPSF required for the cleavage and polyadenylation of mRNA and snoRNA 3' ends involved in pre-tRNA processing binds to the phosphorylated CTD of RNAPII), with protein sequence MAFPEVEQLQQARRLAMENNPNELLPKVLETSGSLYLSQGTSYALKLELSRFFSQLLLQILSDCDFPTSEKPFVAQQQLRCLWSIIRSIRDGTAYKYSVLSLSAAYPLLFDLVAKTSNKETWELMQQMKSFIVQRWNTPFPETPIANENDMFADDAKSMGVRLATAKFIAEIVIVHTSRSSSSPNDVISISSVPEGHPVISNKQQIESEAKKFLDVLLNYLVEEPIMVAPLFSGILNCLAFVMRHRPQATMRILGALLNFNVDAKFQQEGTSILNYRLSKRFVERSYKNFVQFGLKSQLIKNHGSMAPLHARLSKISKTLHVIGEETRSKGVLNFDESQFDNKMTPKDKQKYTSLRKRQQRQLQSQPQPPTQQQLPQQIQPQRGSASNSPAPNSTPQLVQEALQQQPEQVPNDIQLLSHLQKYTMSKNTPNFFNGSPIAIDNSYCAIYSLMNSNNSGQDVSKLSQEVMVKLCSEAFYNTDTTKLISGLSIVASRYTDLINKSTQSRTGVEQSSDASGSRKRKSEQDSPPSKRLKNEEPHDQDDEDREDAIPLELTQSASLTEDEKMRHVQGIVQRIVAIKDSDENPGVAGMLGHDTDPLMKIKLLQWNQNSWLHLLTRLATRGLTHNPAMCDLIREWLQEQFLQDISNRIGMVLEWLSEEWYAETLVGATSYETYNKWSLSVLNSLVPFLENQHRRLFIRLMSELPRITQAHIDTVRPICLDPARASLGFQTLKFLVMFRPPVKPKVHSLLLQLKSEDPTTSQNVDSIISKFYT
- the CDC24 gene encoding Rho family guanine nucleotide exchange factor CDC24 (similar to gnl|GLV|KLLA0C12969g Kluyveromyces lactis KLLA0C12969g and some similarites with YAL041W uniprot|P11433 Saccharomyces cerevisiae YAL041W CDC24 Guanine nucleotide exchange factor (GEF or GDP-release factor) for Cdc42p required for polarity establishment and maintenance and mutants have morphological defects in bud formation and shmooing) yields the protein MVTQAHMSSTSLPLQRTRSPSIQNVMNTAVTEQDSLYYVCANMRRRLEQLPQMQPYLNLAYASSEVLSERQALLLSQKRQQQKAIGHQSIGSTFSGRDSHSIAQRASSISNSSFKEEMSLDGITYAGGQSNNNHNINNINNTNMEDTLITFSMGILPISMDCDPVTQISQLFQQGSPLCIIFNAVKPQFKLPVVSSDDLKICKKSIYDFILGCKQHFAFTDEELFTISDVFSNSTSHLLKVLDVVDTLLNSAPEIFPSFQSVQEGLKRELHYLSQQRNTTEHYKVIKEFVTTERKYVHDLEILDLYRQQLLNSNLITSEELYMLFPNLSDAIDFQRRFLVALEINSLVDSPKQRIGALFLHSKYFFKLYEPWSIGQNAAIDFLSQHLEKMPKTDLIIRNKLELQSFLYKPVQRLCRYPLLLKELLQACQDIASSKELELALEISKGIARSINENQRRTENHEVVKKLYSRVLNWKGYRIAKFGELLYFDKVFISTSNSSEPEREFEVYLFEKIIILFSEVVPKKSTSLSLKKKQTNSGSSLTLNLTGSLNGSNSGSNAGGPEPKLDLRGRIMIANLTQITPQSAHSLAITWESIKEQGNFILKFKNEETRENWSSCLQTLVRNIRSESFRTSNSGEVSNFSSPAHYRTTHNSMTSLASSHHKHVSEVLPKHHPTSYENEYRAISENYKNSIPKTSLLVRISYKSDFYTILVDLSSSIEDVMGIIRRKLSHSGVVSKVKYQDEDGDYVMLESEEDWTVAKDMLRESEERILNVWAYT